The genomic region ATTCCCCCATGCATATAGCTGTCTTGAACATCctaatttcaaagacaaaaaacaaaaaaccccccaaaactcaCTCCAGCATCTCCCCCAGACCTTGATGGTCTATTGTATATCTCCACCCATAATCTCTTACTTCAGGCAACTTCACTTTTGTAGTTTGCCTGGTAGCTTCTATGAGCCGTGCTTGCTGCTTTTTTCTGAGTTACATAAAGTGAGTTCCTTGCACCTGTCCTTCAGGCAGCCCCCCAGATAGGTTAGAAAAGATGCAcacaataatcattattttactttaaaacatctgttttttgggggcacctgagtggctcagtcgttaagcatctgccttcggttcaggtcatgatcccagggtcctgggatagagccccgcatcgggctccctgctccgcgggaagcctgcttctccctctcccactccccttgcttgtgttccctctctcgctgtgtctctctctgtcaaataaataaataaaatcttttaaaaaaaataaaacatatgttttttaaaaagttaatcggtatcacaaatggaaaacagtatgatttgCCAAAAACAGAAGGCAATTAAACTATAACTACAatgcaaacaaaacaatttttcttgaattctagCTAAACCCTGTTCCCACTAAAAGCTCCAGTCCTGAAACTTACTCTTGGTAGTTccagagcttttaaaaacatgtcagaCAGTCTCCTTAATACAATCAGAACAATTGGAAGGGAACCTAAAATGGGATGtcattcaatgttttttttttttttttttttcctggacccTTTTCAAATCATTTCGTGTTTCATGAGAGGGATGATCTCAACACATTGCTTAGTGGTTGAGTACAAAGGCTGTGGAGCAAGAATTAAATTCAAATACCAACCCTACCACTGACCAGCTGAGTGACTTTGAGTGAGTTATTGTGCTTCTCTgagcattcatttcttctgttatGGCCTATAAAAATCTAGCCTCAcataaaacctgcacatgaatgttgagagcagctttattcacaatagccccaaactggaaacaacccagatgcccttcaatggGTTGACACCCAAACTGTGGTTCATCCATAACATGAAGTACCATTTAGCAGTAAATAGAACAAAGTATTGATGAACATAAGAAGCTGGATGAATTTCCAGaaaattatactgagtgaaaaaaataaaaacagagctagtcccaaaagattacatactataggattccatttatgtaacattcttaaagtgacaaaattataaaactagggAATAGATCAGTCCCTGTCAAGGGCTTAGGGatttggagggagggaaaagatgaGGGAGATGGGTGTAGATATAAAAGAGCAACACAGGAGATCCTCAGGATGACGGGAGTCTTCTGTAACTtgactctggtgggggatgcacatttgataaaatacacgtagacacacacaaaaaagtaaaagtaaactgGGAGATCTAAGTGAGATTGGTGGACTGTagcaatgtcaatatcctggttgtgatattgaaCTGTAGTTTTGCAAGATGCTACCATTGGAGAAAACTGAGTAAGTGGCACACAGGatctctctgtgttatttcttataactgcatgcaaatatataattgtctttttaaaaaagatttatttatttatttatttgagagagagagagagaacatgtattcatgcatgtgtgcattagttagggaaggggtggagggagacagagaatctcaagcaggctccatgctgagtgcagagccctacacagggctcgatctcacaaccctgagattatgacctgagcagaaatcaagagttatccgcccaaccgaatgagccacccaggtaccctgcaaATATACAATGATcttaaaataaacagtttaattagaaaaataaaagccttgtAGGTTTTCTGGGAGGATCAGATGATGTAGTATTTTGGGAAggaaattcatttaacaaaagtttATTGACACCTCTCATTTGTCCAGGCACTATGTGAATGCTAAGCTgagaacaagtaaataaaatacacagggtCCATGTTCTAGTGGAAATTTTGTTATACTAGAGTGCCACACAAAAGTGAGTTGTTACTTTAAGAAATTATCCTTAAAATTGGCTCAATATTGTTCACTAATTGACAAGTAGTGTTCATTGAGTACTTGGATATAATGAAAATAGACTCAGAGAGATTACAAAACTTGCCCAGGTGCCAAGTAGAGCCAGGAGCGGGATCCAGACCCAGATCTGAGCACCAGGTTGTGGCTCATCATCTCTAAACTCATTGCCTTCAACAAAGGGGTATTGTTGTCTTTGCAGGACAACCCAGTAAAGACAGCCGAAGTGGCGTGTGGGGACTTTTACAACTCTGGAGATAGAGCAACTATGGATGAAGAGGGCTACATCTGGTTCCTGGGGAGGAACGATGACATCATCAATGCCTCTGGGTAGGTATGGCTGACCTGAGCCGGGAGGCATCACCCTCACATGCCTCATGGGATCTAGCTTGTTCTGACATTCATCCAAGCTTGGTGATGGTTAGCTCAGTCTAACTCTGAGCAGAGCTCTGTCCGTGGGGCCCTTTTCTGGGGATACCTGTGTACCTCCCCCAAGCCCTGCATCCAGAAAAGTCTATCAAAATGTAGTTCAAGAGGTCTGCAAGGCGAACCATAATGAGACATTATGCaatttaaggaatttggaaggaagACGTTACTTAGGCCCTTTTTGGTTGAGGAAGCTTCCTCTATGTTTGGCTCCTCTAATGGGACACAACaatcactgaaaattttaataatagataaCAACAACATAAACCTTTATGAGGCACTTACTATGGGGACGCACACTCTGCAGTGCTTTATATAACCCAGCTCTCAATGCTAGAAGGTAGATGCaattttgccattttacagatgaaggaactgggtTACTGACTAGTGAATAAAGTTCCTTAAAGTTTCAAAGAGTGCTGGGTACAACCAAGATTTACCAAAGCTGTCTGGCTCCAAGTCAGTCGTCCCTAAACCTTAACgtgatttggaagaaaaaaaaaatgacacattgtACCAGAGTAACAAGTTCTCTTGGATATTTCAGGGAAGTTGAGTgtgtttaccttttaaatttctaaaacatgctAATATAATGGGGAAGAGTATGCAGAATTTGCATGAATGTTTAAGATAAAGGCCGAGGCTTCTACTAGGTTTCATGCCAAGGGAAGCTGCTTGAGCCCAGCCCCAGAGCTCGGGGAGGACTAAACATTcaccctcctccctgagcagagACAGTGAGGTGAGAAACTCTGGGGAGCATGTGAGTGTTGTATTTCTCAGCACGGAGTGCCCATTCTTCACGTTTGGGGCCCATGACAGAGCCAGGGCACAGGTATCTGGCTTCCTGTGACAGTTATCCTATGTGACAAGGGACGAGGTGACCCTCCAAAACATGAGACTTGAGGGCCTGGGTCACCCGGCCCTGGCAGCCACTCAGAAACCAAGGAGCCATTGATCCTGCAGGTACCGCATCGGGCCCGCAGAGGTGGAGAATGCCCTGGCCGAACACCCGGCTGTGGCTGAATCAGCTGTGGTGAGCAGCCTGGACCCAATTCGAAGGGAGGTAAGGAGGAGGACACAGAGGTCATCGTGTCTGTGTGTGGGCACCAAGGCAGGTGCGGGGAAACCTTCCTCCCGGTCCTGTCTCTCCAACCTTGGACCTAGGGTGGAGGGGGGCCCCCCCGGGGTGTGCATGTGCATTTACACTGTGTGGCCACCAGAGAGCAGTGTGGCCTCAACCATGTGTGACAGAACATGATGCTTGTGAGTGTGGCTTGCAGCTGGGGCTACTGCTGCCCATCTCCTAATTTCTGAGCCCTTCCTACCTGCCGGCTCATTTCACCCCCCTCACAGCAACCTCATTAATTAAGGACTCTGAGACCCTTTtttacagggaaagaaacaagcataAGGAGATTAAATAAGTTGCCTGATCACAAAGCtgttaagtggtggagccagaatgGGAATctgagcagtctggctccagagcaagcattcattgattcactgtgtgctgagcacctactctggaCAAGGCCCTGTGCCCTGTAGAAGCGACATGAATAATAGGAACGTAGTTAATCACCACCATTGATTTAATGCCCACAGAACTCTACCTACAATAATAGtgaaaatggtgatgataatgataggAATAAAAATCAGTTGAAACGAGCTTCGTGGTTTATATGAATGATCTCGATGAATCTTGAGAGCCATGCCCTGAGGAATGAAGCCGTGCTGTCCCcacatcagagaaggacatggaggctgagggaggtgaaGTAATTTTCCAAGGCAGAGAGTAGAAATTGGAAGTATGGACACTGGTCCTGTTCTTTTCCAGGGGCTCAACTGTcaacttgtttttccatttacttaataCACATTGACTTTTTAGACTCTACACTTGGTTGCCACTCCCCCTGAGCCTCCACTCTGGTTCTGTGCTGCAGGTGGGGAAGGCATTTATTGTCCTGACCCCGGAATTCCTCTCCCATGGCCGGGACCAGCTCACCAAGGAGCTGCAGCAGCATGTGAAGTCAGTGACAGCCCCGTAGAAGTACCCCAGGAAGgtgagtgagggcagagggatggggtctGGTCCCCTCCAgtgggccctgggctctgctgccccaAATCTCCTAGGGTCGCTGAGGTGAAGCTGATGTAGCCCATGGAATGAGCATTTTTCTCTACCGAAGAAGCATTCAACTTAGGGGTTTAGGGGAGATCCATCTTAATCCTGGAAACCTCTATCCtgtgtcagaaaacaaaaaggctgacaaaaaacctacagaaaaaaatcagccaagagCCTAGAAATATCCAAGAAggttatttgaaatctttcacaATGTGAAAAAGACATTCAAGTCAACAACTGCCACACTTgtaaaaaacattatttgtagtaagaaatatattctaaattgaAGCCCAgtacatatatagatacataacaaacaaaagttaacaaaataatatttattgtagcataaaatacattctgagaggttttttttctacCTCATTTGTTTTCAGTGCCATGTGCGAACTAtgaaaatgtccaacaatagagaaatgattaaattattcGTGGTAATTAATGCtgtcctataatttaaaaagatgatgcagatctcttatttgtaacataaaaaacatcacaaaaatatattattaagagaaaaaagcaggctgtgaataaatatacatgttaTCTGACTTGTTGAAAAACCACGTTTGCAAGGATACATGGGTGAAAAATTTAACGtgtctttcttttgtaataataCATTGCTGTGCTTTCTGAGTGTTTACCCAAAGGtagatagctaatatttattgaacatgtgtGCCAGGGGCTGGACTCAAAGctctacatgtattatttcatttaatccccccaAACCTGAGATGGCATAAGCATCCATTTGACAGACTGGAAATGGGGGAGGCTGAGAGACTCACAGTAAATTGCCGGAGGTTGGACTGAAGAAAAGGGCAGAGCTGAACTCAAAGCCAGTGTATCTGAAAACAGAGTTCGTCCTTCACATGTAAGGCTCTGCTGCCTCCTAGAGAGTAGACTGGAGGCTGCATGCCAGTTAGGATGGGCTGATGTTACTGTGAGGAACTAGGAGCCCCTCGTCTTAGTGGCTCCTACTAGGGAAGTATCTTTCTTGCTCCTGCCACATGTCCGCATGGTCTTCCTGGGACCAGGATAAAGGAGCACCCACCATAGGTAACTGCCAGGTGCTAGAAGAGATGGCCAGAGTGGATGCCAGACCCAGTTGTCCCAAGTGTTCTGTTCGAGGTGGCACGCCTCACTCCCACTCACATCTCACTGGTCAGAGCACGTCACAGGGCTGCATCCAACTTCCCGGGTCAGGGGACACCCTGACATGCCTTGGTGGAGCCTATTGGGGCCACCACATGGTGCCAGCCCGTCTGGGGGACtgtgcaggggcagaggaggagcctggggcatTGGTAAGAAATGACAGCAGGACTAAGTTGGGATGGGTTTGCTTTATCCTTGACCAGGTGGAATTTGTCTCAGAGCTGCCCAAAACCGTCACGGGCAAGATTAAAAGAAGTGACCTTCGGAACAAGGAGTTTGGTCAGATGGAATCAGCAAAAGCCTCAGAAACCACTGTGTCTTCTTCGCCACatccctggctgcctcagtttcctcactatggggagggtgaggaggggagtgTTGGACATTGATTTTAAGAGCATCAGGAGTGCTCACATTCcagcatttttgttcttttaaattactaTCCGTTACTCTCCTGCTTCCAAGTCCCCGAGTGAGCGCCCAGTATGTGGCTGGGGTAATGAACTGACATCAGCATCCAAGGGGACTTGTGTTGTGCTTTTATTCTGTGAATGAACCAGTGCTAAATGCTGTCCCTCCATGATTCTCCCCAAGCCCCATTGGAGAGGACTCTGGGGCCAGATTCTCCCCCCTGGttccaggggccctgggtgaCTCCTTTTGTCTGTTCAACAAGCACAACACAGAGGTCTGAGGAGGGACCCTTCCTTGCGCCCAGGTGTCCACCTCTGCCTGGCTTGCCCATGCCCTGCTGGAGGGTGAGGTCAGGGCCAGAGCTAGTgaggtggctggggaagggggaaggcgcCGAGGGCAGCCCAGCCTGGTGATTCCACTTGCCTGCCAGACCATTCCTCTCCGTTCCATCCAGCATCCCATGGACCTGCTGCCTCTGTATGCTGCTGCTTCCAGGTCCCAGCCTACACCAGCTTAGGTGTGGGAGGGATCTGCCCTGTGGGGACCCAGGAATCCTGCAAGACTCCTCCAGCCCTTTCCGGGGTGCCCGATCCCCCATTCCTTCCATGGAGCCCAGGAGCTCCGTTCCCCAGCCCTCCGTAGGGTCCCCCAATCACTCacccttccccagggcccaggaatctcTCAGCCTCCCCAGGGGCCCGGAGCTCTCCCCGCACTTTAGGAGGTCCTCCTGCCATCTGGAGACCGAGAGATGATGTGTGCAAAGGGCAGGGCTTAGCACAGGCCTGAAACAGGAGGGACCTGTGCTTGTCACCAGTGTCGCCTTTAACAGCTGTGAGACGTGAGGCACCGCATCTGGGAAGGCACTTGCCCCATGGAGATGCTGCTGCTC from Halichoerus grypus chromosome 6, mHalGry1.hap1.1, whole genome shotgun sequence harbors:
- the LOC118518197 gene encoding acyl-coenzyme A synthetase ACSM1, mitochondrial-like translates to MKPTKPIGLFMGYEDNPVKTAEVACGDFYNSGDRATMDEEGYIWFLGRNDDIINASGYRIGPAEVENALAEHPAVAESAVVSSLDPIRREVGKAFIVLTPEFLSHGRDQLTKELQQHVKSVTAP